Within the Terriglobia bacterium genome, the region AATAGCGCATGGGGCGATCAGTCTAACCCGGACGACTGAGTACTGGGTATTAAGTACTGGGTACTTCTATTGCGGCACGGTCTCGTGCGCCTCTTCCGACCGGCCGCTTTCGTTGCCCCGTAAGTCTACCGCTGAAACGGCGTAGTAGGAGGTGGTTCCGGCCGCGACGTCGGCATCGCGGAACGCGGGCGTCTTCACCAGTTCCGAGTTGGCTTTCCCTGGCGCTGCGCCTCCTACATGCCGATAGACGTTGTAGCCCGCCAGATCGGATTCCGTGTTCGGCGCCCACGTCAGGTCGATGAACCGCTGTTGCTCCAGCCCGGAGAACACGGCTTGCAGGCCGGTCGGAGCGGCCGGCGGGAACGAATCGTGGACCAAAACCTTTAGTGGCGGCGAGTCGTCGCCTTCTACCTCAGCGACGACCTCGCTTCCGTGGGTCACGGTGGTCACCACCGTGAGGCGATACAGGTACGTCTTCTCCCACTCGAAGTTCCGGTCGGGCATGGCAACCGCGGGCTGGTTGCGCAGCCTGACCTCGCCCAGGACCGCGTCCGTCTCCGTGCCCTCGAGGCGCCGGTACACGCGGAAGAAGTGGCCGAGATCGGGGCTCTCGTGCTCGTGGAGTTGCCCCGTCCACATCAGGACAGGCCCGTCGGGGGTGACCTGTGCGCGGAAATCGGCGGGCGGCGCGAGCGTCGGTGCGACCGTGACGCGCACCTGGTTCGAGAGGCCGGCGCTGCGGCCACGGTCGTTGACGGTTTCCACGGCATACGTGGCGAAGGCGGTCGGGTTTTCTCGCTGCAGCTGCCGGGCCAGCGCATCGCTATATGCGACCTTGGCCGATACCGGCGTTTGGGAAGCTTGGAGCACGCCAATGGGCTGCGGGCACTCGTTGATGACCGGCTCGCCGACGCTGCGGCAGACCCGCGTCGGGCCAAGACGCTTGAGATTGGCCTTGTCAGTGGTCTCGCGCGGGACGGTCCAGGTCAGAGACACCTGGTCGCCCTTGCGCGCCGCCTTCAGGTCGGAGACCGGCTGGGGGAGATACAGCGAAGGCGGCATGGGCGCGCCCGGCGAGCCGCAGGACACCAACCCCAGCAGCGCCATCGCGACAAGAAGGATTTGTGCCGATCTCATGAAACGCGCAACAGCGTATCAGCAACCCCTCGCTGGTCGCTAGTCGTTCCTCGCCGGACACCGATCTCGGCCTTGCACAAAGGTACTAACTGCCATGCACCATCGGCATCTACGAAGACGCCGGTCGTTGCGGTATGAGTAGTCTTTGCACTCTTACGTGCCAGGAGACCGGTCATGAGCCGCACGCTGATGAACATCATCGGACGCTGTTCGCACGAATTTTCCTGGCCACGCCGCTGGTCCGACGGCATGTATTACCAGGTGTGCCTGCTGTGCGGCGACGAGTGGAGCTACGATTGGAAGAAGATGCGGCGGACGGAACGCATCACCGCCAGCCGCTTCGCCGAGCGCGTGATGGAGGGCATCCGCAAAGGGCCCGCCCGGCAATCACATGCGAGCAAGAAACCCACGTGGTCGCCACGGGCCCGGCGGCTGAAGCTGGAGAACCGCGAGATGAAGTTCCGCGAGCGCGGCAGCAGCGAATGGCTCCCCGGCGAGGTCGAGAACATCAGCAACTCGGGCGTGTTCTTCCGCACCGACAACCCGGTGCGGGAGAATGCCGCCGTCGAATTGATCCTGGAAATGCCCAAGGAGATCACCGGGCAGGAGCACAGCACGGTCTTGTGTTCGTGCACCGTGGTCCGCACCGAGGCACCCGAAGAAGAAGGCAAGCCGAAGGCCTACGGAGCGGTGCTGTGGGATTATCGCTTCCTGCACGAACATCGCGACCGCAGGCACTCCGTCCTGGCCTGTGATGGCAATCACTGACATCCGTTCCTGATGGCGCGAAGCTACCTCCAGAGGTGAGGTATGCCCATCCTCGTCATGGGGATCGTCGCGTTCATCACGTTTGTGATCATCGTGGGTCTGTGCGTGGCGGCGGCGCTGGAAGAGCCCAGCGCGCCGGAGGCGACCAAGCCCGAGGAAGTGAAGGGGAAGCCCTTCAAGCGCGCAGCGTAGCGTGGCCAGGATTCAGAGGATGTAGCGCGACAGGTCCTGGTCCTTCACGATGTCGGCGACCATCTTGCGCACGTAATCGCCATCCACCTTCACATCCTTCTCTTTGAGGTCCGGTGCGCCGAAGCTGATCTCGTCGAGCACCCGTTCCATGATGGTGTGCAGGCGGCGGGCGCCGATGTTCTCCGTCCCCTCGTTCACCCGGAAGGCGAAGCGCGCGATCTCTTCCAGCGCCTCGCGCGAGAACTCCAGCTTCAGCCCCTCGGTCTCGAGCAGCGCGGTGTACTGCTTGACCAGCGACGACTTGGGCTCGGTGAGGATCTTGATGAAGTCCTCGATGGTCAGCGATTGCAGCTCGACGCGGATGGGGAAGCGCCCCTGCAACTCGGGGATCAGGTCGCTGGGCTTGGAGACGTGGAACGCCCCCGCGGCGATGAACAGGATGTGATCGGTGCGCACCATGCCGTAGCGCGAGTTCACCGTGGTTCCTTCGACGATGGGCAGGATGTCGCGCTGCACCCCTTCGCGCGAGACGTCGGGCCCGTGGCCGCTCTCACGCCCGGCGATCTTGTCGATCTCGTCCAGGAAGATGATGC harbors:
- a CDS encoding PilZ domain-containing protein, whose protein sequence is MSRTLMNIIGRCSHEFSWPRRWSDGMYYQVCLLCGDEWSYDWKKMRRTERITASRFAERVMEGIRKGPARQSHASKKPTWSPRARRLKLENREMKFRERGSSEWLPGEVENISNSGVFFRTDNPVRENAAVELILEMPKEITGQEHSTVLCSCTVVRTEAPEEEGKPKAYGAVLWDYRFLHEHRDRRHSVLACDGNH